A region from the Leopardus geoffroyi isolate Oge1 chromosome E3, O.geoffroyi_Oge1_pat1.0, whole genome shotgun sequence genome encodes:
- the MRPL28 gene encoding 39S ribosomal protein L28, mitochondrial → MPLHKVPVGLWKQLRLREGICSRLPRHYLRSQEPARTPTPVHYRPHGVKFKINPKNGQRERVEDVPVPIYYPPESQLGLWGGEGWVLGHRYTNNDKLSKRVKKVWKPQLFQRQLYSEILDTKFTVTVTMRTLDLIDEAYGFDFYILKTPKEDLCSKFGMDLKRGMLLRLARQDPQLHPDDPKKRAAIYEKYKEFVIPEAEAEWVGLTLDEALEKQRLLEAQDPTPLFKVYVERLIERLQHQTLSEPVVVQKRATKN, encoded by the exons ATGCCCCTGCACAAGGTCCCGGTTGGCCTTTGGAAACAGCTCCGGCTGCGGGAGGGTATCTGCTCCCGCTTGCCCCGGCACTACCTGCGCTCGCAGGAGCCTGCGCGAACGCCCACTCCTGTGCACTACAGGCCGCACGGGGTGAAGTTCAAGATCAACCCCAAGAATGGGCAGCGGGAGCGTGTGGAGGATGTGCCCGTTCCCATTTACTACCCGCCAGAGTCCCAgctggggctctggggtggggagggctgggtcCTGGGTCACAGATACACCAACAACGACAAG CTCTCCAAGAGGGTGAAGAAGGTGTGGAAACCACAGCTGTTTCAGCGCCAGCTCTACAGTGAGATACTGGACACGAAATTCACGGTCACGGTGACCATGCGGACCCTGGACCTTATTGACGAGGCTTACGGGTTCGACTTCTACATCCTCAAG ACTCCGAAGGAGGACCTGTGTTCCAAGTTCGGGATGGACCTGAAGCGAGGGATGCTGCTGCGGCTGGCCCGACAGGACCCCCAGCTGCACCCAGACGACCCCAAGAAGCGGGCGGCCATCTACGAAAAGTACAAG GAGTTTGTCATCCCCGAGGCAGAGGCTGAGTGGGTCGGCCTGACGCTAGACGAGGCTTTGGAGAAGCAGAGGCTCCTGGAGGCGCAG GACCCGACTCCTCTGTTCAAGGTCTACGTGGAGAGGCTGATTGAGCGGCTTCAGCACCAGACACTGTCTGAGCCAGTGGTAGTGCAGAAGAGAGCCACCAAGAACTGA